A genomic region of bacterium contains the following coding sequences:
- the coaE gene encoding dephospho-CoA kinase (Dephospho-CoA kinase (CoaE) performs the final step in coenzyme A biosynthesis.), translating to MVIGVTGGIGAGKSTVVSFIIEVNRGIIDVAVIDVDRMGWNVLEQKKDELVEAFGSSIIDVDRDKVDRKKLSTLVFGNRNKMRLLESIVHPPLLFELKKQIESFRTSIIEVNRKVLIVDCALVYEWQIESWFDKVILVKANYETKLARLLKMGYTRKEADIRIKSQLLDNVRTRHGVSLPIVIENNGSLETLCKETKKVWSKIVVSVK from the coding sequence ATGGTAATAGGTGTAACTGGTGGCATTGGAGCTGGTAAATCGACAGTAGTTTCATTTATCATTGAGGTAAATAGAGGTATCATTGATGTAGCTGTCATTGATGTAGACAGAATGGGCTGGAATGTACTTGAACAAAAAAAAGATGAGTTAGTTGAGGCTTTTGGCAGCAGTATCATTGATGTAGACAGAGACAAAGTTGATAGGAAGAAGCTCAGCACTCTTGTATTTGGAAATCGTAATAAAATGAGGCTCCTCGAGTCTATTGTCCATCCACCGCTCCTTTTTGAGCTAAAAAAGCAAATAGAATCGTTTAGAACATCAATCATTGAGGTAAACAGAAAGGTACTGATTGTAGACTGTGCACTGGTATACGAGTGGCAGATAGAGAGCTGGTTTGATAAGGTTATTCTCGTTAAAGCCAATTATGAGACAAAATTGGCTCGGCTTTTAAAAATGGGATATACTCGAAAGGAAGCAGATATCAGAATAAAGAGCCAGTTACTTGATAATGTGAGGACACGCCATGGCGTGTCCCTACCAATTGTAATTGAAAACAATGGTAGTTTGGAAACTCTTTGTAAAGAGACAAAAAAAGTATGGTCTAAAATTGTAGTAAGTGTAAAATGA
- the polA gene encoding DNA polymerase I, with translation MKTLWLVDGTSLAYRSFFAFIRNPLRNSKGENTSAVFGFVNSLLKLLNEKKPEYLLVSFDSSAPSFRHKQFKEYKATRPKAPPELVSQLPVIKEIVKCLGIQLIEEEGIEADDVIGTIAKKAHSKGFDVIIFSDDKDFLQLEFLGIKILSPRSFEFVSAQSKLGIPSQWVTDFLGLTGDTIDNIPGVPGIGNKTATKLISQFGSLKDIFENISKIESEKVKSALNNFKEQALLSKELATIQTEASLKIEPNDLKIGVPDNKALFKILTELEFFSIIKKLTSGQPQELPLHYKPEEYKVVTDLAKFLKSVKDKVSIVSFGYYFSLANEKGIVFVGKGVENVIVSLVENPSICKIVPDSKSLFKKFDIKGNVFDLSIADYLLKPELKEHSIDNIALTWLGFPLSSLDTGKGKKNANLPCRQAGFTGIPDHLSADRQDKIVSWLMDSAFVCYPLYNILKTELESKGLISLFTNVEIPLARVLSNMERIGVLIDKNYFLSESSKVELKLNKIEAEIYSLSGERFNLRSPIQLSNILFDKLNLPKSKRKKTGYSTDQDVLTELAKDYELPRKILEYRDLFKLKSTYLDAIPLLADSYDRVHTNWQQTGTATGRLSSSNPNLQNIPKREIRMGFIAHRGWRILSADYSQIELRILASVSKDSTLIEAFNSGADIHTKTASLIFNIPESRVSSLERDNAKVVNFGIIYGMGPYGLSQRLGINVDEASTFIAAYFLTYPGVKQWIDKDLEFARKTGYVETLLGRKRWIEGINSDNVRVREFAERAAINAPIQGSAADMIKVAMIRIYDKLHKFKSRIIMQVHDELVFEVPEEEVEDVKSIVEYEMKHALPLEVPVVVRIGVGDNWYELR, from the coding sequence GTGAAGACTTTATGGCTTGTAGATGGCACTTCGCTTGCCTATCGCTCATTCTTTGCATTCATTCGCAACCCGCTCCGTAATTCAAAAGGTGAAAATACCTCTGCTGTATTTGGGTTTGTGAATTCTCTACTTAAATTATTAAACGAAAAGAAACCAGAATATTTACTTGTTAGCTTTGACTCCAGTGCACCTAGTTTTAGGCATAAACAATTTAAGGAATACAAAGCTACTCGTCCAAAAGCACCTCCAGAGTTAGTTTCACAGCTTCCTGTAATAAAAGAAATTGTCAAGTGTTTAGGTATACAGCTGATTGAAGAGGAGGGTATAGAAGCAGATGATGTTATAGGGACAATAGCAAAGAAGGCACATTCTAAAGGATTTGATGTGATAATTTTTTCTGATGACAAAGATTTTCTACAGCTTGAATTTCTCGGTATAAAGATTCTCAGTCCACGCAGTTTTGAATTTGTTTCAGCTCAATCTAAATTAGGTATACCTTCACAATGGGTGACTGATTTTCTTGGTCTTACAGGTGATACAATAGATAATATTCCAGGTGTCCCAGGAATAGGTAATAAGACAGCTACTAAATTAATCTCACAATTTGGTAGTCTAAAAGATATATTTGAAAACATATCTAAAATTGAATCAGAAAAGGTGAAGTCAGCTCTTAATAATTTTAAGGAGCAAGCTTTACTTTCAAAGGAGCTTGCAACTATTCAAACTGAAGCATCTCTTAAAATAGAGCCTAATGATTTGAAAATAGGTGTTCCTGATAACAAAGCACTTTTCAAAATTTTAACTGAGCTTGAGTTTTTCTCAATAATAAAGAAACTGACGTCTGGGCAACCACAAGAGTTGCCCCTACATTACAAGCCTGAAGAATACAAAGTTGTAACAGATTTGGCTAAGTTTTTAAAATCAGTAAAGGACAAAGTAAGTATAGTGTCATTTGGCTATTATTTTTCTCTTGCTAACGAAAAAGGCATAGTTTTTGTAGGTAAGGGGGTAGAAAATGTAATTGTATCACTGGTAGAAAATCCATCCATTTGTAAAATTGTACCCGATTCTAAATCATTGTTTAAAAAATTTGATATTAAAGGCAATGTTTTTGACCTAAGTATAGCAGATTATTTATTAAAGCCTGAATTAAAGGAGCACTCTATTGATAACATTGCTCTCACTTGGCTTGGCTTTCCACTTTCTAGTTTAGATACTGGTAAAGGCAAGAAAAATGCAAACCTGCCTTGCCGTCAGGCAGGTTTTACAGGTATTCCTGACCACCTGTCTGCCGACAGGCAAGATAAAATAGTAAGCTGGCTTATGGATAGTGCTTTTGTGTGTTATCCTCTTTATAATATTCTGAAAACTGAGCTTGAAAGTAAGGGTCTAATCTCTCTTTTTACTAATGTAGAGATTCCTTTAGCTCGTGTTCTTTCAAATATGGAACGCATAGGTGTCCTTATAGACAAGAATTATTTTTTGTCCGAATCCAGTAAAGTTGAGCTAAAATTAAATAAGATTGAGGCAGAAATTTACTCTTTATCAGGAGAGCGTTTTAATTTAAGGTCACCTATTCAATTAAGCAATATACTTTTTGACAAGCTCAATCTACCCAAGTCAAAGCGTAAAAAGACAGGGTATTCAACTGACCAAGATGTTCTTACAGAATTAGCCAAAGATTATGAGCTACCACGTAAGATTCTGGAGTATCGCGACCTGTTCAAGTTAAAGTCTACTTATCTTGATGCTATTCCACTGCTTGCTGATTCGTATGACAGGGTACATACTAATTGGCAGCAAACTGGCACTGCTACTGGTAGGTTATCTTCATCTAATCCAAACCTTCAAAATATTCCGAAGCGTGAAATTCGTATGGGTTTTATTGCGCATCGTGGCTGGCGTATTCTTTCAGCTGATTATTCACAAATAGAGCTCAGGATACTTGCATCAGTTTCAAAAGACTCCACTCTAATTGAAGCCTTTAATTCTGGTGCTGATATCCATACAAAGACTGCTTCATTAATCTTTAATATACCTGAGTCTCGTGTAAGTTCATTGGAGCGTGACAATGCAAAGGTAGTAAATTTTGGCATTATTTATGGGATGGGTCCTTATGGGTTATCACAGCGTCTTGGTATAAATGTAGACGAGGCATCTACTTTTATAGCTGCTTATTTTCTTACATATCCGGGAGTCAAACAATGGATAGATAAAGACTTAGAGTTTGCACGTAAAACTGGTTATGTTGAGACACTACTTGGTAGGAAGCGCTGGATAGAAGGTATAAATTCAGATAATGTTCGTGTAAGGGAATTTGCTGAGCGTGCTGCTATCAATGCACCTATTCAGGGCTCAGCAGCTGATATGATAAAGGTAGCAATGATAAGAATTTACGACAAGCTACATAAATTCAAGTCCCGTATAATAATGCAGGTACATGATGAGCTTGTATTTGAAGTTCCTGAGGAAGAGGTAGAGGATGTAAAATCTATTGTAGAGTATGAGATGAAGCATGCATTACCACTTGAAGTCCCTGTAGTGGTAAGGATAGGAGTAGGTGATAACTGGTATGAATTGAGGTAA
- a CDS encoding phosphatase PAP2 family protein, translating into MDWWRSFYPDARHIISSPLRWDTGDWAKFSCVLVATGSFASNDETIRNFSQSRRSSTTDKIDDIFRPLGAEGAALMLGSVYLYGCITSNTKLKKAALLSGESALISTAIVGAIKCLIGRSRPYMEKGAFSCSPPSIYSDNHSFPSGHTSTAFSIASCITDEYKNPIIGGLAYGVATVVGLSRVNDDKHWASDIFVGSLIGISVGRTISKLHQ; encoded by the coding sequence ATGGATTGGTGGAGAAGTTTTTATCCAGATGCTAGGCATATAATTAGTTCGCCTTTGAGGTGGGATACGGGAGATTGGGCTAAGTTCTCTTGTGTCTTAGTAGCTACTGGTAGTTTTGCATCTAATGATGAGACGATACGCAATTTCTCACAAAGTAGGCGTAGTTCTACAACTGATAAAATTGATGATATATTTAGGCCTTTGGGGGCTGAGGGCGCTGCGCTTATGTTAGGTAGTGTTTACCTCTATGGTTGTATTACAAGCAATACAAAGTTAAAAAAGGCAGCCCTTCTAAGTGGTGAGAGTGCATTGATTTCGACTGCTATTGTAGGGGCTATTAAATGCTTGATTGGTAGGAGTCGTCCCTATATGGAGAAAGGCGCATTTTCTTGTTCTCCTCCTAGCATCTACTCCGATAACCACTCTTTCCCATCAGGACATACGAGTACTGCATTCTCCATTGCCTCCTGTATAACTGATGAATATAAGAATCCAATAATTGGTGGTTTAGCTTATGGGGTAGCTACTGTAGTTGGACTTTCGCGTGTAAATGATGACAAGCACTGGGCATCTGATATCTTTGTTGGCAGTCTAATAGGTATATCGGTAGGGAGGACAATATCTAAATTACACCAGTGA
- a CDS encoding DUF763 domain-containing protein produces MRTGVADLPLHYGKAPAWLFERMRRLAREIAIIIVNEFGSVDFLDKIASPFWFQSLGALLGFDWHSSGLTTTVCGALKEGLKGIEADLGIFVAGGKGRASRKTAEEIENKSKFINITPEPLIYASRMAAKVDSSGLQDGYQIYHHTFFFTKDGAWAVVQQGMNLESCFARRYHWLTTNPLAHCSFVDDPHNAILATHIEKLVLNTVAKGHEGNRIVSTELSRTPPDKLVHKLKKLQSLHLPSHHEIFLRDINPDRLYHIFEKTYERQAADFETLLGLTGVGPKTIRALSLASEIIYGEAPSFTDPARFSYAHGGKDGHPYPVDRKNYERTISALERAISHAKLGDRDKLDALRRLNKIYNSNIKYQKSKCKMTNQNSNMKCFI; encoded by the coding sequence ATGAGGACTGGGGTAGCTGATTTACCTCTCCATTACGGGAAGGCGCCTGCTTGGCTATTTGAGCGTATGCGGCGGCTTGCTCGTGAGATAGCAATTATAATTGTAAACGAGTTTGGGTCAGTTGATTTTTTGGATAAGATAGCTTCACCTTTCTGGTTTCAGTCTCTTGGTGCACTTCTTGGGTTTGACTGGCATTCATCAGGTTTGACGACAACTGTATGTGGTGCACTAAAGGAAGGGTTGAAAGGTATTGAGGCTGACTTAGGAATATTTGTTGCTGGTGGTAAAGGTAGAGCATCAAGGAAGACAGCTGAAGAAATAGAAAATAAGAGTAAATTTATAAATATAACACCTGAGCCACTTATATATGCTTCAAGGATGGCTGCCAAAGTGGACTCATCAGGTTTACAGGATGGGTATCAGATTTATCATCATACTTTCTTTTTTACTAAAGATGGTGCATGGGCAGTAGTGCAGCAGGGTATGAATTTAGAATCCTGTTTTGCAAGACGCTACCATTGGTTAACTACTAATCCACTTGCGCATTGTTCGTTTGTAGACGACCCTCACAATGCAATTTTGGCAACTCATATTGAAAAGCTTGTATTAAATACAGTAGCAAAAGGGCATGAAGGTAATCGGATAGTATCAACTGAGTTATCAAGGACGCCGCCTGATAAATTAGTGCATAAGTTGAAGAAGTTACAGTCTCTACATCTCCCATCTCATCATGAAATTTTTCTTCGTGATATAAATCCGGATAGGCTTTATCATATTTTTGAAAAAACTTATGAGCGCCAGGCAGCTGATTTTGAGACTTTATTAGGACTTACAGGTGTGGGTCCCAAGACTATAAGAGCACTTTCTTTAGCAAGTGAAATTATATATGGGGAGGCACCAAGTTTTACTGACCCTGCCCGCTTTAGCTATGCTCATGGTGGTAAAGATGGTCATCCGTATCCAGTAGATAGAAAAAATTACGAGCGTACCATATCAGCTTTGGAGCGTGCAATTTCACATGCCAAGCTTGGTGATAGAGATAAACTTGATGCCCTTAGACGGTTAAATAAGATATACAATAGTAATATTAAATATCAAAAATCAAAATGCAAAATGACAAACCAAAATTCAAATATGAAATGCTTTATTTAA
- the ispG gene encoding flavodoxin-dependent (E)-4-hydroxy-3-methylbut-2-enyl-diphosphate synthase has protein sequence MISRKLTKQVQVGGVKIGGGVPISIQSMTKSKTIKAIIKEIKGLESIGCDLVRIAIPDFDSARKIKEIKSETRIPIIADIHYNYRLAIESIKAGADKVRINPGNIGGKERVKEVVRCAKDYGVPIRVGVNSGSLEHDILQKYSRPTAGALVESVKKWVQIIEDFGFDSLVLSLKSSDTYTTVEAYRKISNELNYPLHIGVTATSPGIPGIVRSAVGIGTLLSEGIGDTIRVSVTGSSIDEVKLGKEILHSLHLRDEEPQIISCPTCGRCEIPVEKLVYKVKRELLNGIKKPLQIAVMGCIVNGPGEAMDADFGVTGGNGIGIIFKKGKIIKKVAEDKIVATLMDEIRKCLPVGRQA, from the coding sequence ATGATTAGTAGAAAACTTACAAAGCAGGTGCAAGTTGGAGGCGTTAAAATTGGTGGTGGTGTCCCAATTTCAATTCAGTCAATGACTAAATCAAAGACAATTAAAGCTATTATTAAAGAGATTAAAGGGCTCGAGTCTATTGGATGTGACCTTGTCCGTATAGCCATTCCAGATTTTGACAGTGCGAGAAAGATTAAAGAGATTAAGTCTGAAACTCGTATTCCAATTATAGCTGATATTCATTATAACTATAGGCTTGCAATTGAGTCAATAAAAGCGGGTGCTGATAAAGTACGAATAAATCCTGGTAATATAGGGGGTAAAGAACGAGTAAAAGAAGTAGTTCGCTGTGCCAAAGATTACGGAGTCCCAATAAGGGTAGGCGTAAATTCAGGCTCTTTGGAGCATGATATACTCCAAAAATATAGCAGACCGACCGCAGGTGCTCTTGTTGAGAGTGTTAAAAAATGGGTGCAGATTATAGAAGACTTTGGCTTTGATTCGCTTGTCCTATCACTTAAATCATCAGATACTTACACAACTGTAGAAGCTTATCGTAAAATATCTAATGAACTGAACTACCCTCTTCATATTGGTGTGACAGCTACATCTCCCGGGATACCGGGTATAGTTCGCTCAGCAGTTGGGATTGGTACTTTACTTTCAGAAGGAATAGGAGACACGATTAGAGTATCAGTTACTGGCTCTTCTATTGATGAAGTAAAATTAGGGAAAGAGATATTGCACTCACTACACCTAAGGGATGAGGAGCCCCAAATCATATCATGCCCTACTTGTGGCAGATGTGAGATTCCGGTTGAGAAGCTTGTTTATAAAGTAAAAAGAGAGCTTCTTAATGGTATAAAGAAACCTTTACAAATTGCGGTTATGGGGTGCATAGTGAATGGACCTGGTGAAGCTATGGATGCAGATTTTGGTGTAACTGGTGGTAATGGAATAGGAATTATATTCAAAAAAGGTAAAATAATTAAAAAAGTGGCTGAAGATAAAATAGTAGCTACATTAATGGATGAGATTAGAAAATGTCTGCCTGTCGGCAGACAGGCCTAA
- the murA gene encoding UDP-N-acetylglucosamine 1-carboxyvinyltransferase — protein sequence MKKFVIEGGRPLKGKVAISGSKNACLPIMAATLLAPGEYIIHNVPILGDIRTMMKILEVIGAKTKLKDHTLIVDTKVVTNPDAPYELVSTMRASFLVTGALISRLGKARVARPGGCAIGPRPIDEHLRGFRALGVKIDEKHGYINANVESLKGAKIYLNERSVTATENILLASVMAEGETYIINAAREPHVMELIKFLNLMGAKIRYKDDVITVDGVSKLHSTEYRVSPDYNEAGTFMIAVAITGGDVFLQDARWEDSISEISKLQEIGCEIKSETNGIRVKRRDTLKPCDIKTAPYPGFPTDLQPQITSLLTIADGISIVTETMYENRFNHIPELKRMGAKIELDERSAIINGVSNLFGAKVMASDIRAGAALVIAGLAGEGITEVSRVYHIDRGYEKLETKLSSIGAEIKRV from the coding sequence ATGAAGAAATTTGTAATTGAGGGAGGGCGTCCCCTTAAAGGCAAAGTTGCTATCTCTGGCTCTAAAAATGCTTGTCTCCCAATAATGGCTGCTACTTTACTTGCCCCTGGTGAGTATATTATTCATAATGTACCAATTCTTGGAGATATCAGAACAATGATGAAAATACTTGAGGTTATAGGAGCAAAAACAAAACTTAAAGACCACACACTTATAGTAGATACTAAAGTGGTGACTAATCCGGATGCTCCTTATGAACTTGTCTCAACGATGAGAGCGTCATTCCTTGTGACTGGTGCTTTAATTAGTAGGCTTGGTAAAGCTCGTGTTGCAAGACCTGGTGGCTGTGCAATAGGGCCGAGGCCAATTGATGAGCATTTGCGTGGCTTTAGGGCACTTGGGGTGAAGATTGATGAGAAACATGGCTACATCAACGCTAATGTAGAATCGCTGAAAGGGGCAAAAATCTATCTCAATGAGCGCTCAGTTACTGCTACTGAGAACATTTTACTTGCCTCAGTAATGGCTGAGGGCGAAACTTATATTATAAATGCGGCAAGGGAACCACATGTTATGGAGCTAATAAAATTTTTAAACTTAATGGGTGCAAAGATTAGGTATAAAGACGATGTTATTACAGTTGATGGAGTGAGTAAGCTACATTCAACAGAATATCGTGTATCTCCTGATTATAATGAGGCTGGCACATTTATGATTGCAGTTGCAATTACTGGTGGTGATGTCTTCTTGCAAGATGCAAGATGGGAGGACTCAATCTCAGAGATATCAAAATTACAAGAAATAGGGTGTGAAATCAAAAGTGAAACTAACGGTATAAGGGTAAAAAGAAGAGATACACTTAAGCCTTGCGATATAAAAACTGCCCCTTATCCCGGATTCCCAACAGATTTACAGCCACAGATAACTTCGCTTCTCACTATTGCTGATGGTATTTCAATAGTAACAGAAACTATGTATGAGAATAGATTTAATCATATCCCTGAGCTAAAGCGAATGGGAGCTAAAATAGAACTCGATGAAAGGAGTGCCATAATCAATGGGGTATCTAATTTATTTGGTGCAAAAGTGATGGCTTCAGATATAAGGGCGGGTGCTGCACTTGTAATTGCAGGCTTGGCTGGTGAAGGAATTACAGAAGTGTCAAGGGTTTATCATATAGATAGAGGATATGAGAAGTTAGAAACTAAGTTGAGTAGTATTGGTGCAGAGATAAAAAGAGTATAG
- a CDS encoding PorV/PorQ family protein, whose product MSVSSKLCRGLINQTLTTLCLSMLFFCLYPCLSFGLSKVGMSGAQFLKIGIGSRAMGMGGAYTALANDASALYWNPAGIALMERPELLICDVDWIADIRNDFVGYVAPLGLFGSVGVGVTVLSMGEMEETTIYEPDSTGNKFGASDLAFALSYARNFTDRFSFGMNAKYIQEAIWDMSSNGLCFDFGTLYRPGFGSLRWALMISNFGPDMAFHGKQLQVLWSDTSWPSNYATTDVEKMTSAYPLPLNFIMGFAYNLLEDEQNLLTASFDFSHPNDSKELLMFGAEYVWNKILALRAGYKYNPGMYKDRLNSREAFTFGMGINYGLGGQFLKVDYAGQDLGRLGLMHRVSLGFVF is encoded by the coding sequence ATGTCAGTAAGCTCAAAATTATGTAGGGGTTTGATTAATCAAACCCTTACAACTCTGTGTTTATCTATGCTTTTTTTCTGTCTCTATCCATGTTTATCATTTGGGCTTTCAAAGGTTGGCATGTCAGGTGCACAGTTTTTGAAAATAGGAATAGGAAGTCGTGCAATGGGGATGGGTGGTGCCTACACTGCACTTGCAAATGATGCTTCTGCTTTATATTGGAATCCGGCAGGTATAGCGTTAATGGAAAGGCCTGAATTACTTATTTGCGATGTTGATTGGATTGCAGACATTAGAAACGACTTTGTTGGCTATGTAGCTCCATTAGGATTATTTGGGTCAGTAGGTGTAGGTGTTACAGTTCTAAGTATGGGTGAGATGGAAGAAACAACAATATACGAGCCGGATAGCACAGGAAACAAGTTTGGTGCAAGTGACCTTGCTTTTGCTCTCTCTTATGCCAGGAACTTCACAGATAGGTTCTCATTTGGTATGAATGCAAAATATATTCAAGAAGCGATTTGGGATATGTCTTCAAATGGGTTATGTTTTGATTTTGGTACACTGTATCGACCGGGTTTCGGTAGCCTCAGATGGGCACTGATGATATCAAACTTTGGTCCAGACATGGCATTTCATGGAAAGCAACTACAAGTTCTTTGGTCAGATACATCATGGCCAAGTAATTATGCAACAACGGATGTAGAAAAAATGACCTCCGCTTATCCTCTTCCTCTTAATTTCATAATGGGGTTTGCTTATAACCTATTAGAGGATGAGCAAAATCTTCTGACTGCCTCTTTTGACTTTTCTCATCCTAACGATAGCAAAGAATTATTAATGTTTGGTGCTGAATATGTATGGAATAAAATTTTAGCATTAAGAGCTGGCTATAAATACAATCCCGGTATGTATAAGGACAGGTTAAATAGTCGTGAAGCTTTCACTTTTGGTATGGGTATCAATTATGGGCTTGGGGGTCAATTTCTTAAAGTTGACTATGCAGGTCAAGACCTTGGTCGGCTTGGCTTGATGCATCGTGTGTCACTTGGGTTTGTATTTTAA
- a CDS encoding methyltransferase domain-containing protein encodes MKWLYRHPRLYNLLDSVLNFGLSDLARVEFVRSLKKVLPQGKVLEVGIGTGKSIPLFKGDEFFGVDNSISMLLLAKKYTNPVRDKSLNGTNKLCVASAYKLPFKNHVFDIVLFIYTLRTIEKPRLALDEALRVGSETIVLEFKPLPKVFEWLGKKLFGSHNINAAGIFHGLNIDHSSYINQFDIYRIKKM; translated from the coding sequence ATGAAATGGCTGTACAGGCATCCGCGGCTATATAATTTGTTAGATAGTGTGCTTAACTTTGGCCTCTCCGATTTAGCCAGGGTAGAGTTTGTACGTTCCCTTAAAAAGGTATTACCTCAAGGTAAGGTTCTTGAAGTAGGAATAGGAACTGGCAAGTCTATCCCATTATTTAAAGGTGATGAATTTTTTGGTGTAGATAATTCAATATCTATGCTACTTTTAGCAAAGAAGTATACTAATCCCGTTAGAGATAAATCTCTAAACGGGACTAATAAGCTTTGTGTAGCTTCTGCGTATAAACTACCATTTAAGAACCATGTTTTTGACATTGTTCTATTTATTTATACACTACGCACAATTGAAAAACCGAGGTTAGCATTAGATGAGGCTCTCCGTGTAGGTAGTGAGACTATCGTACTTGAGTTCAAGCCGTTGCCTAAAGTATTTGAATGGTTAGGTAAAAAACTTTTTGGTAGCCATAATATAAATGCAGCAGGAATTTTTCATGGTTTGAATATAGACCACTCAAGTTATATTAATCAATTTGATATTTACAGAATAAAAAAAATGTAA
- a CDS encoding 5-(carboxyamino)imidazole ribonucleotide mutase — protein sequence MPEEVSPQVSIAIGSKSDEPWLEDCKNVLESARISYEVVVTSCHREPEKTRKYAKELKNRGVKVVIAMCGYSCALPGFIASYTDLPVIGVPLPTSPLKGIDSLLSIAELPSGVPVATMGIGKSGAKNAALFACRILQKTENRGQETS from the coding sequence ATGCCAGAAGAGGTATCACCTCAAGTAAGCATTGCTATAGGAAGTAAGTCAGATGAGCCATGGCTTGAAGATTGCAAAAATGTACTTGAGTCTGCTCGTATTTCATACGAAGTAGTAGTGACATCTTGCCACAGGGAGCCAGAGAAGACACGAAAATATGCAAAGGAGCTTAAAAACAGGGGTGTAAAAGTAGTCATTGCAATGTGTGGCTATTCGTGTGCACTCCCCGGCTTTATAGCCTCATATACAGATTTGCCAGTTATAGGAGTGCCACTTCCGACTTCTCCTCTTAAAGGTATAGATTCGTTACTTTCTATAGCTGAGCTTCCAAGTGGAGTCCCAGTAGCTACAATGGGCATAGGCAAATCCGGTGCAAAGAATGCAGCCCTGTTTGCATGTAGGATACTGCAGAAGACAGAAAACAGAGGACAGGAAACATCTTGA